The Terriglobia bacterium genome has a segment encoding these proteins:
- a CDS encoding DUF4118 domain-containing protein, which translates to MKDDRRFVRRAREAVVAGAAAAVTLAHYATDPRHTLLHNLYQRLYYIPILLACAWFGLRGGLVAAAGCAVLYAPHIVVHWAHDAAYQMSQALELAMFAVVAVIAGALSDRERALRRDAEATAAERDRALHDLEESVGTLRRADRLASLGMLAAGMAHEVRNPLGAIGGAVEILEVDYPPTHPRREFVEILRKEIDRLTGIAGKYLDFARPDPPAPRPLDVNEAVRSAVDLLAKTAARASVRIELRLAPDLPRALADPGQVQQAMVNLLLNGIQSMPSGGPLEVDTAVRSGSVEIVLRDHGNGLPEGPVERIFEPFFSTRPGGTGLGLAISRRIAESHGGHLTAESADDGGARFRLALPAAPRGLA; encoded by the coding sequence TTGAAGGACGACCGGCGTTTCGTCCGACGCGCCAGGGAAGCGGTCGTCGCGGGAGCGGCTGCGGCCGTCACGCTCGCCCATTACGCCACCGACCCCCGGCACACCCTCCTCCACAATCTCTACCAGAGGCTCTACTACATTCCGATCCTCCTGGCCTGCGCCTGGTTCGGGCTCCGCGGCGGACTCGTGGCGGCGGCCGGGTGTGCCGTGCTCTACGCTCCGCACATCGTCGTGCACTGGGCTCACGACGCCGCCTACCAGATGAGCCAGGCGCTGGAGCTCGCGATGTTCGCTGTGGTGGCGGTGATCGCGGGCGCTCTCTCCGATCGGGAGCGAGCCCTCCGCCGGGACGCCGAGGCGACCGCCGCCGAGCGCGACCGCGCCCTCCACGATCTCGAGGAATCGGTCGGGACCCTCCGCCGCGCCGACCGTCTCGCCTCGCTCGGCATGCTCGCCGCGGGCATGGCCCACGAGGTTCGGAATCCTCTCGGCGCGATCGGCGGCGCGGTCGAGATCCTCGAGGTGGACTACCCGCCCACCCACCCCCGTCGGGAGTTCGTGGAGATCTTGCGGAAGGAGATCGACCGCCTCACCGGCATCGCCGGAAAGTACCTCGATTTCGCCCGGCCCGATCCTCCGGCACCGCGCCCCCTCGACGTGAACGAGGCGGTGCGCTCCGCCGTGGACCTGCTCGCCAAGACCGCCGCCCGCGCCTCCGTCCGGATCGAGCTTCGCCTCGCACCCGACCTCCCGCGGGCGCTCGCCGATCCCGGCCAGGTTCAGCAGGCGATGGTGAACCTCCTGCTGAACGGCATCCAGTCGATGCCGAGCGGCGGACCGCTCGAGGTGGACACCGCCGTGCGGTCCGGGTCGGTCGAGATCGTCTTGCGCGACCACGGAAACGGGCTGCCCGAGGGACCCGTCGAGCGGATCTTCGAGCCCTTCTTCTCGACGAGGCCCGGCGGGACCGGGCTCGGGCTCGCGATCTCCCGCCGGATCGCCGAGAGCCACGGCGGGCACCTGACCGCCGAGTCCGCCGACGACGGCGGAGCGCGATTCCGCCTCGCCCTTCCCGCCGCTCCCCGGGGCCTCGCGTGA
- a CDS encoding sigma-54 dependent transcriptional regulator: protein MKEGSQARVLLVDDDPSLRRVVEYQLGEAGYAVVGAETGEQAIETLRREPFDLLLTDVLMPGMDGITLVDRARMLRPDTAAIVITAHGDVATAVRAMQLGALDFLEKPFTRDRLLVSIRRALEFVGLRDENRRLRAAVQEHGGFESIVGTSSPLRRVMSDLALAADSDATVLLLGESGTGKELAAKAIHLRSRRKDGPFAVVNCAAIPEGLVESELFGHRRGSFTGATEDRRGKFETASGGTLFLDEVAELPLPVQPRLLRALQEGEVDKVGAPSPVRVDVRLVAATHADLEARVKEGAFREDLYYRLNVVPLLLPPLRERREDIPLLVEHFLLKHAKRHGRPIPKFEPEVLDRFDRYPWPGNVRELENVVERLLVLSREPSVSEADLPEALLADLPTFGRVRLDIPPDGISLEEVEKGLLVESLRRSQGNQTRAARFLGISRQTLIYRLKKFGLG, encoded by the coding sequence GTGAAGGAGGGATCGCAGGCGCGGGTCCTCCTGGTCGACGACGACCCGAGCTTGCGCCGCGTGGTCGAATACCAGCTCGGCGAGGCGGGGTACGCCGTGGTCGGGGCCGAGACCGGCGAGCAGGCCATCGAGACCCTCCGGCGCGAGCCGTTCGATCTCCTACTCACCGACGTCCTCATGCCGGGGATGGACGGGATCACGCTCGTGGATCGCGCGAGGATGCTGCGCCCCGACACCGCGGCGATCGTGATCACCGCCCACGGGGACGTCGCAACCGCCGTGCGCGCGATGCAGCTCGGCGCCCTGGATTTCCTGGAGAAGCCCTTCACCCGGGACCGACTCCTCGTGTCGATCCGCCGTGCACTGGAGTTCGTCGGACTTCGGGACGAGAACCGACGTCTCAGGGCGGCGGTCCAGGAGCACGGCGGCTTCGAGAGCATCGTCGGAACGTCCTCGCCGCTGCGCCGCGTGATGTCCGACCTGGCCCTCGCCGCGGACTCCGACGCGACGGTCCTGCTCCTGGGAGAGAGCGGCACGGGGAAGGAGCTCGCGGCGAAGGCGATCCACCTCCGGTCGCGGCGGAAGGACGGCCCCTTCGCGGTGGTGAACTGCGCCGCGATTCCCGAGGGACTCGTGGAATCCGAGCTGTTCGGCCATCGCCGCGGATCGTTCACCGGCGCCACCGAGGACCGCAGGGGAAAATTCGAGACCGCTTCGGGGGGGACGCTCTTCCTCGACGAGGTCGCCGAGCTGCCCCTTCCGGTCCAGCCCCGACTTCTCCGTGCGCTGCAGGAGGGGGAGGTGGACAAGGTCGGCGCGCCCTCCCCCGTGCGCGTCGACGTCCGCTTGGTGGCCGCGACCCACGCCGATCTCGAGGCGCGGGTCAAGGAGGGGGCGTTCCGGGAGGATCTCTACTACCGGCTGAACGTCGTTCCCCTGCTCCTCCCTCCCCTTCGCGAGCGCCGCGAAGACATCCCGCTCCTCGTGGAGCACTTCCTGCTGAAGCACGCGAAGCGTCACGGCAGGCCGATTCCGAAGTTCGAACCGGAGGTCCTCGATCGATTCGACCGCTATCCCTGGCCCGGGAACGTCCGCGAGCTCGAGAACGTCGTCGAGCGGCTCCTCGTCCTTTCGCGGGAGCCTTCCGTGTCCGAGGCCGACCTTCCCGAGGCGCTCCTCGCCGACCTCCCGACCTTCGGTCGGGTCCGCCTGGACATCCCGCCGGACGGCATCTCGCTGGAAGAGGTCGAGAAGGGCCTCCTCGTCGAGTCCCTCCGCCGCTCGCAGGGGAACCAGACCCGCGCGGCGCGGTTCCTCGGAATCTCGCGCCAGACGCTGATCTACCGCCTCAAGAAGTTCGGCCTCGGCTGA
- a CDS encoding nitrous oxide reductase accessory protein NosL codes for MQRLLLPMTCRLLLTVTLAAVTAACSTQAKVCEQCGRAECRNLSFDVRHQDGTVVQTCCPRCALHYLAGAHPPVASLAVRDFDTAGRIDATLAFYVEGSEVAPCTASAGSPPRDERGCCMKTVYDRCLPSLLAFGSSAKAETFARQHGGTIRTFADLQSEIH; via the coding sequence ATGCAGAGGCTTTTGCTCCCGATGACCTGTCGTTTGCTGTTGACCGTCACGCTCGCGGCGGTGACGGCGGCTTGCTCCACCCAGGCGAAGGTCTGCGAGCAATGCGGCCGGGCCGAGTGCCGCAATCTCTCCTTCGACGTGCGACATCAGGACGGGACCGTGGTCCAGACCTGCTGCCCTCGCTGCGCCCTTCACTACCTCGCCGGCGCCCACCCGCCGGTGGCCTCGCTCGCCGTCCGAGATTTCGACACCGCGGGCCGGATTGACGCGACGCTTGCCTTCTACGTCGAGGGAAGCGAGGTCGCGCCGTGTACGGCCTCCGCCGGTTCTCCGCCGCGGGACGAGCGTGGCTGCTGCATGAAGACGGTCTACGACCGCTGCCTTCCCAGCCTGCTCGCGTTCGGCTCGAGCGCCAAGGCCGAGACGTTCGCCCGCCAGCACGGCGGTACGATCAGGACCTTCGCCGATCTGCAGAGCGAGATCCACTAG